From the genome of Rhinolophus ferrumequinum isolate MPI-CBG mRhiFer1 chromosome 24, mRhiFer1_v1.p, whole genome shotgun sequence:
GCCTGATTCATCCAGCTGTTTTATTTATGTTCCAGGAACTTCAGGCTCTTTTCTTGGCTCTGCTTTAGAGACAGAAACATAAATGTTGAGTGCCAGAATGGATTCTGAGATCATCTGATCCAACGcttcattttataggtggggaaactgaggccaccAGACGTGAAATGACTTGGCCAAAGCCATCCGAGGAATCTGAAGACAGAGCTAGGACTGGAACCCAGATTTCCTGTTTCCCAGACAACTGCTGTATTTCTGCACTATTACCAGCTGTCTCTGCAATTTAGAATGCACACGAAATCCCTTTAACTGAAAATGCTAGGAAGATGTGCTGcccttgtgtttttattttttcttttccccagtggAAAGTCATGGTCACATAAAACGATGGACCagactctttctctctctctctctctctttttttttcctttttgtatcttTAGCTCTGAATCTATAAAACAGCCTGAAGAGCCGACCAGGGTAAATCTTCCAGCCTCTAGGCCTCAGGACTGGAGATTTGTGTAGTAGACATGCTCCCTCTGGTGGACTGAGTGAAGATGACAGGCAGGAAGTGAAGAAAAGAGAGTTGCCATCTCCAGGGCTCGGCCGCCCTGGGTCCAATGCTGCCGGTTAGGCCTCCCTCATCTCACCCTAATCCCAGCACTGGCCGAtctcatctttatttaaaattttgatattttgttaatCACAGTGTTTTCTTGCGTtagttttgatttattaaaataatacattaaaatattatttatgttgatTACCACTGAGGTTTTTGGTACCCTCTAAATTTTGTGCCTGAGGTGAGTGACTCGTTTTCCTCCCCCTGGTCATAGTTTTCATCCAGAAGTCAGCACTGGAAGACCCCCCCTAACTCAGATATATGGCCACTCCCCCAACCTCCCGCCCCTCATTTGTCCTGAGCCAGGAGGCCCAGCAAGGGCCAGGCGGGTGTGTTAGGACAGAGGGCTGGGTGCTCTGTGCACCATAATAGTCAGAGCTGCAGATTCTCCAGGCTTTCTCCAGAAAGAGGTGGTGACAAAGACTCTCCTTGCTCAAACTCTAGCCAGGCCCCTCTCAGCCGTCTTCTTGGCTAGGCCCATCAACCTTGGCTTATAAAGACTTGAACAAACACTAACATAGTTTCTAACAGCTCAAGGCAACATCCTTAGGATGACCTCAGCCCCCCCTTAAAGTGCCTGCCTGAAAAAACTCAAGCCAATCAGAAGAATGTATTATCTGTTCCAGCAAATGTCTGAAGATAGTGCCAGCGgcccagtctctgtgggaggggACGAGCCTAATGTTGATAAGTGTCGTTTAGCAAACACACTTGGGTTTCACATGAACCAATCCCCCttcttgtttttttgtaattttttcacttCCCTAACTTTCCAGAACCCCACTCTCCTTAGTCCCTCATGCTCCCTTTAAAACACTCAGTCACCTCTGTACGAGGTGAGCTCAGTTCATGTTGGACTCTTATATATTATTgcaatttatacatatatttgtatgttatatattccCAATGTACTATTGCAATCGTCCATTACTGATTAAAATCTGACCCTACCCCTTTCACTAGTGTCTAGCTTTGTTGATCTTTGATATCACTGCCTTTCAAAGTGTATCACTTATGAGAAAAGACCCCGGGGTCAAGGGCAATTTTACTGCACAAAGATGCACTGGGTTCTGGGTTTTCATCAATGCCTACAAATGTGAAGGCCTAAAGACGGGTCCTGTTTGCTGCGGCCCATAGCAAGCGGCTGGTGCCCAGTGTACCTGGGAAGGCCACCGGCTTGGATCAACTTCCTCTTTTGGGCCTTCATCCTGCATCATCTGCCTGAAAACTCCAGTGGTTCACCAAGGAAGCAGCCACCCTCAGTAGTGTTCAGGGATAAACCAGCCTTCATCCGTGCCATCAGCTGGCTACCAGAGACCCCCTGAACTGCTTCTGCCCACCAACCACAAACCCAGCCCTCCCATCTCACCTCCTCCAGCAGCCCAGGACCACATCCAAAGAAGATAAGACCCCAGCCCTAGGTCCTAGagagtctctgcctccatctgccTCCCCATACCCTATAATGAGTCCTGAGTACCCCCTTCCAACAGCCCTATCCCTCTCTGGGGATTCCCTGGTAGGGTGCCCAGGGGACATGGGTTTAGGTCAGGCCCAGAAGTGGCAACCACAGAGCTTCAGGGTCCTGCCCACCTTGCTCAGGCTGGATTTATTATCCAGGCTACAAAGAGTTAAGTCCACTGCCTTCAAATGTCTCTGTCCcagtgggaagaaaaaggaagtgatTAAAGTTGACCCTAAAAaaggtaaatacataaataaatacatacataaataaataaataaataaataaataaaactattcacGAAGGTGCCCCTCAAGCTGAAAAGCTAGCCCCTTCCCCCAGGGGTGCCAGGCAGGATCCCGACCCACACATTAATCTGTTTGGGTCGCAAACCCCTTCCTCGGTTTCTCAGACCCACCCCAACCCCATACTTCTGTGGCCCAATGAGAATGCAGCTATTTTCAATAAACCCCATCTTATTGGTGAAGGGTGCCACCCCTTCCAGGACCACTCCAGGCAGTGTTCCCTGTTCCTGAGGGTCCCACTGGCCTCTCCTTTCCAGCTAGAGCTCAGTGAGAGCAATCTACCAGGGAACTGTGGCTCCATCAGAAAGTTCTCTCCAGCAATTGACCTGTGGGGCCCTCCACACCAGCCCTTTGTACTGTGGTGTCTTATGTCCCCCAGATCCCTGCACATTGGAAACCCCTGGCGCGGCAGCAAGATTCATTTATGTGCTACCCATGTCTGCTGTCTTAGAGCTGCGGTTCTCAGGCACGTGGGCATCCTGGTGTAGCTCACTGAGTGAGAAGTGGGCCTGCAGGGGATTTGTCAATACTAGTAAGAAAGCGCTTAAGTGTAGGGCTGACTTGACTCGTGCATGGACCATATTCAAGCCTACCCCTACATGCGTGTCGTGCTCACTCTTGCATGCTGATAAGCTTTCTTGAGCGGAACGAACTCTGTGAGGTTCTGTATAATCTCCCAGCCTCGTGCCTTATGCCTCCTGTCTCCTTCGTCACTTCACTGCATCTCTCTGGCCTTCAGGTCAGTTTCTCAGATGTGCCAAGCACGTTCCAAAGTCAAGGCCTCTACACTTGCAGCCCCTTCTGTCAGGACACCTCTTCCCCCCAGACCTCTGCATACATCTCTCTCCTGCTTCAGTGCTCAGCTTAAAAATTAACCTCTTCCTGGTACTGACTTGGAGGGGACTTAAGAGAGCTTTGGGGAGCTGGTGGGGCTGAAAATACTCTGTTCTTGATCTACATGGAGGTTACAAGGTGTgcacatatgtaaaaattcactGAGCTGCCCACTTAAGATTCGTAGACTTCACCCTATGTAAGTAAACCTAAAAagatggaatctaaaaaaaggaATTCCACCTCTTCCCTGCCTGCTGTTATTCTGAATACTCTCGGCCATGGCATGTGCATTTCCATCTTGGCACAATAAttacattatttgtttatttacttgtaaaGTGTATCTCTCattagaatgtcagctccacgaGGACAGAGCctctgtctgtcttgttcactgtggCAGCTTCCAGAGTGTAGCATAGTGCCTGTCACACAGtaaatactaaaaaagaaaatcagtgcaTGGATAGAAGGCAGGATGAATAAAAAAAGCTTGGATTTAATGATGGGGAAACAGGGGCAGAGGAGGTAGGCCTGAGTGTGGAAGCTCCCAACAGCCAGCCCCCAGCAGACAGTTCGGGGGTCTTGGTCTGTAAGCACAAGTCCAGGAGCTTGTTCCCTCCATGGAGACCCAGTGCTGGCCTGGCTACACCTCGTTGGGGTCGTCCTGGTCGGCATAGATGAGGAAGCCTGTGAAGAGGCTGTCGGTCCAGTAAGGGTCATAGAAGAGCCCGTTCTGCTCTGAGTAGAAGATTTGCAGCCAGACCTCGTCATCCTGCTTGAGAGCCAGGATTGTGGAGCCCGAGGCCACGTCGTGGTTGCCTGTGTTGGCGTCGAAGGTCCGGATGCGGTACTGGCCGTTGTGCACCAGGCCGATGGCCAGGTGCTTGTTGGCCAGCGTGATGTCGTACGTGAAGTAGTAGATCCCTGGCACGCTGCAGACAAACTTGCCGCTGGATGCATTGTAGTGGCCGCCCTCGTTCATCAGGATCTTGTCAAACTTGATGGGCAGCCGCTCCCGCGGGTAGCTCTTGGTCACTGCCACCGAGAAGGCCGACCTGGCGTGGCTACTGCTGCAGCTGCAAGGGCCCGGGAGGCCCGGCTCCCCCTTCTTGCCCTTGGGCCCCTTCTTGCCTGGTGTGCCGTGCTTCCCCGGGGCACCACTCACCCCCTTGGGGCCTCGAGGGCCAGCCCGCCCAATGGCCCCGGCTTTGCCCTTTGGTCCTGGCTTTCCCCGGTTACCTGTCCGGCCAGGTGGACCTGGAAGACAGAGCAGCTGTTGTTATGGAGGGGCCCTCAGAAAACCAGGCAGAGGCAGTGGGCCTTGGCTTTTCATTCTTGGAGCACAAGCCTTCGGGTAATGGGAAGAACAGAGGCTTTGGAGTCACACAAAAATGAGTACTCATGGGATAACCTGGGATACTTCTCCCAGTCTTACCGAGAAAATGGGAATGGTGATATTTACCTTCCAGAATCATTGTGAATCAGGGCAAAAACAACCTGTACCAATTCACaccctccccttttcctgccttctaAGAAAGAGTCTAGTTTGTTTGCCAGACCAGTCTTTCAATGGGTATTGGGTTGGGAAGAGAATTGGAAGAAGCCTCTTGATCTCAAAACATTGATCTTAGTGAAATCCCGGCCTCGTGCCCCAAATTCCTGCCCACATGTGAAGGGTATTTAGTGCAGCGGTGCTTGCAATAGCAAACACTCAAAACTAAATGCCCATCCCaggggaaatgaaaaaattatggtGCATCCATGATGTGCAATTCTATGCAAGAGTTTTAAAACTGAGGCAGATTTACGGGCACTGTaggaaaacttctctaaaataCACTGTTAAGAGAAACGACCAGGTGACAGAACCTATTTTTGTTAAAAGGAAACCACAATGCTACATATTTCTATCCCCATTTAACTGCATAGAAGAATGCCTGGCCCATAGTCAACAGTGGCTAAATACACTTGGCATATCCTGCAGAACACTTCCTGTACAACAATGCCTCTTGGTTTTTAATACCCATATTTCATAAAATGAGCATTTCTCTCAATACAACATTTTTGGCCCACGATTATATAGGAAAGATTTACGTTCATGTCCCCTAAACTCAGTgcaacattttaaacaaaacataGTACAGGTGAAGATCTGAGTCACATCCAAACACAACTGTAAAATTGGGACAATTGATAGACTGGCAAAATTGGCTGTAGATGTTTTGAAAAGCGTGCTGAATGTCAATCAAGGAGCCTGCTTCTGAAGGTTGCTGGTGCTAAAGAACATTTTAGCATCATTGTGCACAAGGCAACTCTTTGTTAGCCACCACATGATGGGGTAATCAGAATGTAAGCATTTTACATCCTAACAAGGTCCTTTGCTCTTACATGTAGATATGTAGGCATTTTACAGTGTTTTAGAGTTTTGGGTTAACATgtaatgcatttaaattttttctattttaagtaatTGGGGAATAGATTCCCAAATAGTATTTTCTCACTGAACATCTAATTTTCAGGAGCAGAGTGCTTATACTAAGTGCCTGGCAATGCCTGGTATTATTATACGCATatgtaaatacatagaaaaaggcCAGGAAGAATACCCATTTAACTAGTTAtcagtggttacctctggaggATGAGGTGAGGACAAGAAGGGGTAGGAATTAAGGAGGACTGTTGCTTTATTTGTGGTGTTTGAGTATATTACAATGAAAACGTATTTGTGTATTACTCATAAAacgaaaaaataaatacaaggaatgggggaaaataaaacttagaaaggTCACAAAGCTGTtccttgaaaaaatgaaaataaacaaaaggtgggAGAAGGGGTTGAGGGATGAAGAGGAGTAAAGACACAGACGTCTTggatttaactttttgaggaagaCAAATAAGGAAGCTTATTGGGAAGCTTCTACCATGTGTTATGTGATGTGTTTCCTTCTTGATTACTTTTCTGAGAAACTTCAGGAAAAGCTGACTTTACTTTTCAAGACCTTCCTGGAGATGGATTTGTATGTGTCTGTGAGGGGTGGGTGGTTGGATGTTGTCCTGTACTACGACTGGGCTCAAGGTGACAAGGCTTTATCTGGGTTACACATGTCAGGACTCTCTATCTCTCAACTCTGCCTTCCTTGGTATATTGGCTGAATGCTCAGCAGAGACTCAATACATGGCACGAGAGGTGGCCCAAAGCAGCCCCAAGCCTACATCCTCATAACTCTTGATCAAGGGGTAAAAGTCAATAGCAGAGATACCCTCCCTTAGGGGCCCCCCGAGACCCCTGAGGTGAATGTCAGGGAAAACTCGGGCTGGCCCTGCGTGGAGCACATGCCCAGACCTGAGTTTACCACTGTGGTCAGGAAGTGGGATCATGCTTTGTCAGTGTTAAAGTGCCATACAAATAAAAGTCACGATGATTTCCCTACTGCTTAAAGTGTACACTTTGGGATATTGCTGACACTGGAAAGTACCTGGTTACTGGGGTGGAATTCAGAGATATAAGGAGTGTCAAGGCCGAGAGAACCTGCCGAGAGTATGCAATCTCCCATATCTGCTGGCTGCCTGGCATCCCTTCTTCTGGGAGCAGCACTTGGCTGTTTCATGGGGTCCCAGTGAAGCTGTCAATCAATGACCAACTGtcctcatcacccacccccacacatacaccCAGGGGTGGGCACATGACCCAGTCCTGGCAAATGGTGGTACCTCACCTCCATGGTCAAAGGGACTGGTCCAGGACGCACATTTGATCAAGGAGGATAAGTTATCCTGAGATTTGCTCTATGGATTATGTCCTGAGGAGGAAGGCTTGAGCCCACCAGTAGCTATTTCAGAACTTCCAGCGAGAATGTTGTGAGAACAAAACCaacacacagagagaagcaggGCCTTGACAACAATATTTGAGCTCCTGGACCCAGACACTCCTAAAGCTCAAGCCAATGAATTCCATTTGGGGCTATcaattgggtttctgtcacttgcaaccaacgGAGTTCTGAAGAGTATTTCAGGAAACTTGCCCAACATTACTCAGCAAATCAATGTTGCAGCTGGGGAAGGAACATAAGCTTTACTACCCACCGTTCCTTTCGGGAGAACATGTTAATTTGGTTCGTCATCAGGTAGGATTAATACGAGTTTTCACAACTTCACAAGCCCCCTCTGGGCCAGATGCTGCCACCCCCGGGGTAGAAACAGGAGGGGCAGGCACTGGGCCTCTTACCTTCCTCTCCGATGTCTCCCCGGTCTCCATCCTGGCCATCCTGGCCATCTTTGCCGGGAAAGCCCATTCTTCCCACCATTCCTGAGGGCCCTGGGACTCCCGGGGGGCCGGGCGGGCCCTGGGGACCAGGCAGGCTGCAGACAAGCTGAGGGGAGCCCTTCTGGAGCCCTTCTCTGCGGGCAAAGGCACCAAGCAGAGGGTCCGCCGCACAAGGGAGCGCACAGGCCAAGAGCACCCAGGGGATCATGGCGTTCACCTGTGGGAGGCAAGGGAGCTGTGAGCAGTGGGTCCCATCACTGAGTGGACTGTGGTCTGTCAGGGAGGCGCCAGGGGGAGGAGGTGGCAGCTGAGACAGACTCAGTTTCagctgtggctcctgctttctcctACATCACGTACAAGTAGCTGGGCAGTGCCGTCGTGTCCTGGGTACATATTTGGATGAGCTGAGTTGTGGGCTCAGAGTATACTTTGGAGGGGCCCTGGGGGTGAGGCAGCCATCCTCACACCGCCATCCTCTGGAGTGGCAGGACTTACAGCCCAGTGACAGCTGACTGGGGGGCGCTGTGGACACAGAGAAACGATCCGTGGTTTTCCTCACATATGAGGCGCCAATGGAAAGCTACAAGGGCAGAAATACTTCAAATTGCAGGTGATGATTGGCAACCAGGATGCTTCTCCCAGGTGACTCGGGGTGGCACATCAGCAGGTGAGGAGAAGTGAAGCTTCCGTTCTGAGTGACGGTGCCCCAAACCTGAGCAACGACCCCccgcctttatttttttttttaagtgaaaagtattaattgaaataatacaCTCACACTGTTTACAAAGTCAAATGATACTGTGTGGCTTACAATGAAAAACTGTGGTCTCCCACCCATCCTTAACCTCAACCTCCTGCCCCAAACTCTTTGGGCTGTTTTTCTGGGTGTTTACTTCCATTAAAAGACAGTATGCTTCTACTCATTCTTTTGATTCGTCGATTTTAGATATTACATTTTGAATCTTACTACGAAAGATGAGGATTCCGGTCTCTTCCATCACTCACTCGGCCCCTATTTCGTCTCCTTCATGGAGTTCAAGTATAATTTTTGACTTAATCAAAATTCCCTCTTTGAACTATTATAAAAGTATTGTTTACTGCTAAGCTAAGCACCGTCCTATATACATAGTTCCTTTTTTGTACACACTTTTCTTACTGGAGGTATTAATAacgtttattctttcatttgcttaGTGTTAAATGTCACGATTAACTATAGTGTCAAATATATCAGATAATCTATCAGttccatttattttcctgaaggCATAAGTCTGGAACCCTTCATTCTCCTCCTCTAATCCTTGAACATGCCAAACACTTGTCCCCCCAGGATCCACTTTATAATCATTGTGGTGAttctctttgcctctctcctCCGTTTATCTGTTTTACAAATCCCAcgtctctctcttttcttaaaaaaaaaaaaaattattattattttttacttcctccttttggTGACATATATCCTGTAATAGCTTCCTAGGAAAGAGGTAGGGAAGTAATAGTTTGGAGACTTTGCAAGTCTCCGTGTGTCTTAATTGGACATTGTGTCCCTAAGGCTGGTGGCAGCAATCGCATGCTCGCAGCAACACTGGTGTTCCATGCCCGGAGGGCTCCAGTCCCTGGCCCTCGCTGTGCAGACGCAGAAGCCAGGAATAAGTGGCCTGTCCAAAATCTCTCAACACACTGGCTCAGTCACTTTGCAATCAACAGCCTCTCCCCTGAGAATGAAGCCAGAAAGGGGACTGTTCAGGTATGGCTTCCTGCCACGGGGATGAGCTCCTCAGTggtaacttgctgtgtgacttcaggcaagccctttccccctctctgggcctcaggttccctCCCTGCACAATAAGGGGTTGGTTCCCACACTTGTGCGTGCATCAGACTGTCCTGGAGGGCTTGTTCAAACCCAGATTGCTGGGTTCCCCCCACAAGTATACGATGGATTTGGATTTGCATTATTGTTAAGTATCCGAGTGATGCTGCTGGGGGTGGTCCAGGACCCCCTTTGACAACTACTAGACTAGATGGTCACCAAGGCCAAGGCGCCCTCCCCTCTGATGCTGAGCCTTTCCCACTCCAGTCTTTCCTCTTTCCAGATATGAAGCTTTGCTGGTGTCACTCTTCCCACACAGCCTTAGGCGACTGGGGCCCCTCCGCCTACCTACAatgctgggggcagggcagaaaCCCTGCTCCGGGGTGGCCCTGACAGCTCACATTTCCCTCCTGGGTCCTCAGCCTCCCTTCCCATCACACTCTGCTTCACCCTGGGCCTGGGAGCCTGTCCAGACCTGTGGGCCACCTCGGGAAACAGGCTGACGGCACCTCTCCTCCCGGCCTCTCCAGAATTGTTAACCCTGGGGACaaatgaagaggaggaaaaaccAGGCTTCTCCTGCCAGGGAGGTGGGGGTCACAGCACTGCAGTGACCCGGGAcgggggggtgggaggtgtgggggtgtgtgggggggtgtctgtTCCACTTTCAGCCCCGATGCTTACCAATAGTGTGACTCTGGACAAGTCACTCTCCTTCTCTGAAACTCAGAGGGTTTCTGTAGGGAAGTGTCCTAGAGGTGCCCCTAGATAGAGATGATTCAGTACCAGTTATTGCTCGATATATTATCACATCATATAGTAActaagttgttttctttctagtttcttcAATCCTGATTAAGTCCAGAACAAACAGTTCCGGTCCGGGCACGGCGTAGCTTTAATGTCTCCATACCCATTTCTAGTATCCCTTTTTAACGAGGAGCACTCTCTGTAACTGAACATCCATTCTAAAGGAACCCTGGTCAAGCCCCCACAAACATGCACGCAGACCTTGGAAACCCCCAGACAGGAACACGGCGgcaaggccctgaggcagagcCTCTGCGGAGACGTAAGGAAGGCCTGTGGAACTACGTGAGGAAAGAGACTTGCACGGAGGCACGGTTCCGGGGACCAGGTCCTTGGGAGATGGTGCAATGAAAGACAGTGGATGAGTGTTAGAGGGGCTTGAAATCAAAATTTCTGCCTGGGCACCAGGACACATGAGACGCTACATACCCAACTGAGGACCCAAATCAGGCCAAAGTGAAGGATTGACAAAGGAACCGTTTAGGAGCTCCTCGTGTGACTCCTGGCACTCTTGTCAgatcaaggatttaaaaaatgtaacccCTGTCgcggggaggggaaggaagagtgaACATGCACCTGAGGCCTgtgtgaggaagagagaaggcaagagaCTGGCTGTCTGCCTGGGTGGACGGGGAAAGAGAGCTCACGGCTGCTGCCTGGGAAGGGGGCTGTGAGCCTTCTGGCCCTGCTTGGTAGATGGGGTGCGCCAGACATTCCACAGTGGGAGCTGGCCTGGGACAGAGGCATCCTGACAGAGAGCGAGCAATGATAACCACGAGGGGCTGCCACCTGAAAACCAGAAACTGAGGACGAGGCTTGGACATGGCAGCGATAAAAAAGTGTGCATGGCTGGCCCCAGGGCCATTCAGCCATAGGGCCAATATGGGAACTCCCACAGAGCCAGCAACCCCACGAAAGAGGCAGCTTCAATATTAGCCAGCACAGAGAGGCAGGGCAGGTTAGTCTCTGTCCCAGTCGTGACACATGGAAGAACCCTCCTGCTGTCTGTCCCCTTAcctgtcctttctctccttccttccacctgGAAAGAGGTGAGTTGAGAAAGGGAGCAGATGGCTCTTCCAGCTTTGCACCTGCACCTTCACTGGGGGACAGAAAGAACTCGCACCTTTAAATGAAGATCAAGGAAGACAGATTACCTGGGAGTGGGTTACCAGTGGCTAAATTATAAAGCGGCAGAGGGAGGCAAAACTAAAGCTGCAGCCCCTGGTGTCACATATGCTCACCATGGAACTGTTACACACATGATGTACTTTTGGAAAATGGTGCCCTAGACACAGCCCAGGCCCCGGGAATGGAGATCTCCTCCCTCGCCTACTTGATGAGAGTCTTGGAAACTGGTTGGTGTGACTAGTGAGCTGCGACACCTCTGGGCCCCTAGAAAAGAAACCGAATTCTTAAAGCAGGTTTGAAATTGGAAAGTTGCAATCTGCAAATATTTTGGACGATatagagagggaagaagggagcagGAGCCAGCCTCCGAGGCAGGTGAAAGTCCTGTGACCGGCTAGATGAAGACAGGCAGGAAAGAGAGACCGCTTgatgaaaggagagaggggaTTACCCCTGTCCGTTTACCACGCCCTGCCCTGGCCTCCACTGTCAGCCACACAGGCCCGGCAAGAGGGAGGAGGCTCTGCTCTGAGAGCCTCCTAGCACCAAGGCCCAGCCTGCCTAGCACCAGCCCCTTTGGACAATAGGGATCGTGCTCAATGACGGCTGGCCCAGGGCAGGCCCCAGTGGAAGGGTGGAGGAGCAGGGCTCTGGAACACACAGGGAGCAAGGGATTTCTCAG
Proteins encoded in this window:
- the C1QTNF2 gene encoding complement C1q tumor necrosis factor-related protein 2, with the translated sequence MIPWVLLACALPCAADPLLGAFARREGLQKGSPQLVCSLPGPQGPPGPPGVPGPSGMVGRMGFPGKDGQDGQDGDRGDIGEEGPPGRTGNRGKPGPKGKAGAIGRAGPRGPKGVSGAPGKHGTPGKKGPKGKKGEPGLPGPCSCSSSHARSAFSVAVTKSYPRERLPIKFDKILMNEGGHYNASSGKFVCSVPGIYYFTYDITLANKHLAIGLVHNGQYRIRTFDANTGNHDVASGSTILALKQDDEVWLQIFYSEQNGLFYDPYWTDSLFTGFLIYADQDDPNEV